The following proteins are co-located in the Podarcis raffonei isolate rPodRaf1 chromosome 5, rPodRaf1.pri, whole genome shotgun sequence genome:
- the MFSD13A gene encoding transmembrane protein 180 — MGFRLLACLFNLPVAVVYGSLSLFISILHNVFLLYYVDTFVSVYKIDKLSFWVGETVFLIWNSLNDPLFGWLSDRAFLSTQQSGVAISTPEVVLKRLKALSRNGPLFAMSFLAFWIAWATPGLQFLICLCLYDSFLTMVDLNQNALLADLAVSAKDRTGLNFYSSLFSAIGSLSVFMSYAVWNKEDFFSFRIFCMVLAFGSAIGFTLATWLLRQRFQTEGHVKWDENAALKELYIDHPSVQQEKRITLAEYLKQLSRHRNFLWFVSMNLIQVFHCHFNSNFFPLFLEHLLSDRISLSMGSFLLGVSYVAPHLNNLYFLSLCQRWGVYAVVRGLFFLKLLLGVIMLLAGPDWIYLLCFFIASNRVFTEGTCKLLNLVVTDLVDEDLVLNRRQQAASALLFGMVALVTKPGQTFAPLIGTWLLCAYTGYDIFQRDALSNIVSAQPKLASNTAWEPTLRQGCFYLLVFVPITCALLQLLSWSQFTLHGRHLQRVKAQRQTFTESQSQEIKTI; from the exons ATGGGTTTCAGGCTGTTAGCTTGCCTCTTCAACCTGCCTGTTGCGGTGGTCTACGGGTCTCTGTCCCTCTTCATTTCCATTTTGCACAACGTCTTCCTCCTCTACTACGTGGACACCTTTGTTTCTGTATATAAGATTGATAAACTCTCCTTCTGGGTTGGAGAG ACTGTGTTTCTGATTTGGAACAGCCTCAACGATCCTCTCTTTGGCTGGCTGAGTGATCGGGCTTTCCTTAGCACGCAACA GTCTGGAGTGGCGATTTCCACTCCGGAagtggttttgaagagactcaaGGCCCTGAGCCGCAATGGCCCCCTCTTTGCTATGTCATTCCTGGCTTTCTGGATTGCCTGGGCCACCCCAGGCCTGCAGTTCCTCATCTGCCTCTGCCTGTATGACAGCTTCCTCACCATGGTGGATCTCAACCAGAACGCTTTGCTCGCTGACCTCGCTGTATCTGCAAAGGACAGGACCGGCCTCAATTTCTACTCCTCACTCTTCAGTGCCATtggctctctctctgtcttcatGTCCTATGCTGTGTGGAACAAGGAGGACTTCTTCTCCTTCCGGATATTTTGCATGGTGCTGGCTTTCGGCTCAGCAATTGGTTTTACCCTGGCCACATGGCTCCTGAGGCAGAGGTTTCAGACTGAGGGACACGTGAAGTGGGATGAAAATGCAGCTTTGAAAGA ACTGTATATTGACCATCCATCTGTGCAACAAGAGAAGAGAATCACTCTGGCTGAGTACCTCAAGCAGCTCTCCCGACACCGCAACTTTCTCTGGTTTGTCTCTATGAACCTGATCCAG GTTTTTCACTGCCACTTTAACAGCAActtctttcccctcttcctgGAGCACCTGCTGTCTGATCGTATCTCACTCTCCATGGGATCATTTCTGCTTG GAGTTTCCTACGTGGCTCCTCATCTCAACAACCTCTACTTCCTGTCTCTCTGCCAGAGGTGGGGGGTATATGCAGTGGTGCGAGGGCTCTTCTTCCTGAAGCTGTTGCTCGGTGTGATTATGCTCCTTGCTGGACCAGATTGGATCTACCTGCTCTGCTTCTTCATAGCCAG CAACCGCGTGTTCACGGAAGGGACCTGTAAGCTGCTGAACTTGGTGGTCACCGACCTGGTAGATGAAGACTTGGTGCTGAATCGAAGGCAGCAGGCTGCCTCAGCCCTCTTGTTTGGCATGGTTGCCTTGGTAACCAAACCAGGCCAGACCTTTGCCCCCTTGATTGGCACCTGGCTCCTGTGTGCTTATACAG GTTACGACATTTTCCAGCGGGATGCCCTGAGCAATATTGTGAGTGCCCAGCCCAAGCTGGCTTCCAACACAGCCTGGGAACCGACACTGCGCCAGGGCTGCTTCTACCTCCTTGTTTTTGTCCCCATCACATGTGCATTGCTGCAGCTCCTCAGCTGGTCACAATTCACCCTGCATGGGAGGCACCTCCAGAGAGTGAAAGCTCAGCGCCAGACTTTCACGGAAAGTCAGTCCCAAGAAATCAAGACCATTTAA